A genomic segment from Rhodopirellula bahusiensis encodes:
- a CDS encoding TatD family hydrolase has protein sequence MNPLFDTHAHLNSKDFNDNVAEVVERARQSGVVGIGVIGIDLATSKRAVELAAQFPDFLHAVVGIQPNSVAESNEGDFAEIEKLATAPGVRGIGETGLDCYWDDTPIEQQQAAFDQHIDLANRSNLPMVIHMRESGELIAEQLARQEKLPAAVMHSFTGDWELTERFLDMGLMISFAGMVTFKKSDELREVAKRVPEDRLLIETDSPYLSPEPMRGKRPNEPARVEHILRCLADARNVPTAQLAAATTENARRFFKLA, from the coding sequence ATGAATCCTCTGTTCGACACTCACGCTCATCTGAATTCCAAGGACTTCAACGATAACGTCGCGGAAGTGGTTGAGCGTGCTCGCCAGTCCGGTGTGGTTGGCATTGGCGTCATCGGAATTGATTTGGCGACCAGCAAACGGGCGGTGGAGTTGGCGGCACAGTTCCCCGATTTCCTTCACGCCGTGGTTGGGATCCAACCCAACTCGGTCGCCGAATCCAACGAAGGCGATTTCGCGGAAATCGAAAAGCTCGCGACGGCACCGGGAGTTCGCGGGATTGGCGAGACCGGACTGGATTGCTACTGGGACGACACACCGATCGAGCAGCAACAGGCCGCGTTTGATCAGCACATTGATTTGGCGAATCGGTCGAATCTGCCGATGGTCATCCACATGCGAGAAAGTGGCGAGCTGATCGCGGAGCAACTTGCACGGCAAGAAAAACTTCCCGCCGCCGTGATGCACTCCTTCACCGGCGACTGGGAGTTGACCGAACGATTCCTGGATATGGGACTGATGATCAGTTTCGCTGGGATGGTCACGTTCAAAAAGAGCGACGAGTTGCGGGAGGTTGCCAAGCGAGTGCCGGAGGATCGATTGCTGATCGAGACGGATTCACCGTATTTGTCGCCTGAGCCGATGCGAGGAAAACGTCCCAACGAGCCTGCTCGGGTGGAGCATATCCTGCGTTGTTTGGCGGATGCAAGGAACGTCCCGACGGCACAACTCGCGGCGGCGACGACGGAAAACGCCCGGCGGTTTTTTAAGCTCGCGTGA